GCTTGCGGTGATGCTGCCTGTGCCGTACATGGCAGTCATTGCGCCGCCGAGTGCAATGGATTCCGTCCCCGGCGGCGCCACCCCGGCGATGGTTTGAATTGCTCCGTTATTGACAGCGCGGATACGATTGTTCTCTGAGTCTGCAAATGCCACCGAGTTTCCGATGACGGCCACAGCCCGGGGCGTATCCACCGACGCGTTGACTGCGAGACCAGTATCTCCGCTGAAGCCCTCGCTGCCATTGCCCGCAATCGTATTCACATTTCCGCCGGTAACGGTGCGGATTCGGTCGTTATCGCTGTCGGCAAAGTACACGTTTCCTGAGGCATCCACCGCTACGCCACGCGGACCCGCCAGTGCGGCCGATGTTGCGGGACCGTCTGCGGTGAAGCCTTTGACACCTGTACCAGCCAGCGTTGAGATGATGCCGGTTGAGAATGTCACCATGCGCACGAGTTGGTTATGAGTGTCGCCGATATAGACATTGAAAGCGGCATCTACCGCAACGCCGCGGGGCGAATCCAGGCCTGCCGCTGTCGCCGGACCGTTATCGCCGGAGTAGGTCTGCTCGCCATCGCCCGCGATGGTCGAGATGTTCGTGCCGCTGATCTCGCGGACGCGGTGGTTATTCGTGTCTGCGATGTAAATATTGCCCTTAGAATCGACCGCGACCGCTGTCGGCAGATCGAGTGCGGCCGAGGTTGCTGCTCCACCGTCCCCTGAAAAGCCTGCAACGCCAGTGCCCGCGATGGTAGTGATCACGCCACCGGTCACCTCACGGATGCGGTTGTTGTGAGTGTCGGCGATGTACAGATTGCTGGCGGAATCTACAGCGACGCCGACTGGTGAATCGAGCGACGCACTCGTGGCTGCTCCGTTGTCTCCATCAAAGCCCTGCTCCCCGCTCCCTGCAACGATGGTAAGCACACCGGCCAGATTGACTTCGCAAATCACGTTGTCGTCCGTGTCCGCAAAATAGAGATTGCCTGCCGCATCGAATGCTAATCCGCCAGGTTTGCTGAGCGGCACAGTTGTAGCTTCCGCGCCGCCTGTCAAAGCCCCGACCGAATTGGGATTCGCAGCGGAGCGGCCCACACGCGCGAGCGTCGCCTGCTGTGCCGCGTTTTGCGCCCAAGCCTGCCGAGGCGCAACCGTCAGCACGATCCCCGCCATCGCGATGAGCACTCCGAAGGTACGCAGCGTGCTTTTCAATTGGATGATCATCCCCGCGGTCTGCACCCGATTCACCGTTCTCTCTCTCAAGTTCACTCGTTCAATGCCGCGCCATGCCGGCCCTGCATTGGTCTGCCCATAGCGCATAGAACAATCGCCTATGGAAGCTGCAAAGGTCCGGCAAGGCAGGAGACGGTCTTTGTCGAAGCCGACCCATACGCCTGTGTTTGCCCGTTATAGCCAGCCTGAAGCACTACGGTGCAAGTCGAGAACGCAGGCCAACCGAGCGCGGTTTGGGGATCAAATGCCGAAAGAGTCCAGCCCCCGTATGCGTTCGCATAGAAAGTGGTGCCGCCATAGTTCTCATGGATGTCACATTCAGAGGATCCGAGCGCGTTCCCCGAATTCTCGATGCTATGGTCGGTTGTCCCCGCACCCACGGACATAATGATGTCTTTGGTCACGGTACCGTTTGTGACAAGCAGAGAATCGTCAGCGGTAGACCAAACCACCGTGCGATAGAAGGTGGGAAGCCCTCCACCACCACTGTTGCCGTCGTTCAAGTAAGCAGTTCCACTGCAGCTTGATCCGTTCGACCACCAAATCTGCGAGGGCGGGAAGGTTCCGTCCACATTGACTGTGATGGCATACCCCGAGTTATAAATCGTCAAACTTCCGCCGTAGCCAGGCGCCTGCATCAACGTGCCCAGGGCGTTTCCATTCGCATCCTTGACTGTGAGGCCTGCGCCTGCGGGACCAGCGGGGCCCGGATTGCCTTGCGCCCCCATAAGGCCTTGCGGTCCTTGAGGACCAGTTGCACCAGTCGGTCCGGTTGCGCCAGTCGGTCCAGCGGAACCGGTGGCACCAGGAGCTCCAGTGGCGCCTTTCAAGGCGAGGACTGCCCAGGTCCCACCAGAGGACGATACATCGATCGCCGGATCGATCCCCTGGTTGGTAAACAATGCTATATAGCTGGACCCGTTTTCTGAGACTGCATCGCCGATCGCATAGATCGTGCTGCTAATCCAGGCATTCTTGAACGAAACGGGCGCACCCTGAGGTCCTGTCGCACCAGTTGCGCCGACTGGCCCGGTAATGCCCATCGGTCCAATTGGCCCAGCTGGACCCGTCGCTCCAGTTGCGCCGGTGAGTCCGATTGGACCCTGTGAACCCGTAGGCCCAATTGGTCCAACTGGTCCTGTTGCTCCAGTTGCACCGGTGAGTCCGATCGGACCCTGTGGACCGGTAGGCCCAATTGGCCCGGGAACACCTTGCGATCCTTGCAGGCCCTGGGCTCCTGTCGCACCGGTTGCTCCAGTAGCGCCCTGAATTCCCTGCGGACCCTGTGGGCCAATTGGCCCCTGCGAAATAACAGTGATATCCAAATGAGCCGAGTGGCTGGTCTCGTCATTTTCTTTGGAGTCGAAAACGATGTCCCCATTTCCGGAAGTCAGCGCGAGGCCGAAGTTTGACGCAGGGGTGGTCACCCAATCCTGTACGAGCGTCGTGACATCGACCACCACAAACTGCTCCGCCGACACCGGATTGAAAGTGGACGAACTCGAACCCAGAGGCGGCATTTTAGAGTAGTTCACGAGAGCTTCGCTCCATGCGCCGGTGAGCGGCTGAACGACGACCTGGCCTGGGGTATTGATCCGATTCACATACAGGGTCAGGGTTGCCTTACCAATCTGGCTGGCAGTCGTACCGGCAGGCAAAGACGACAGGTCAAACTGGATCAGCGCTGTACCGCTGTTGCTGACATACAGGTTCGACAAACTACCGTAGTTCGTGGACGGATGAGCGCTGTTGACATACGCATCTCCCGTAACAACAGCTTCAGTGGCGTGCGCCGCGCCCACTGCAAAAATCGCCCACACTGCCGCTGCAATCGGCAAACCCCAGCCACGTTGGCTCATCTTTCTTCTCCTGTTTGACTAATCCGCCCGAAAAAGACACACTTCATTCCTCTTGCCGGACGGACCCGAAGGGCAAGCCGTCGACAACCCCGCTGAACAAAACCATCATGCGTCACAACATAGCTCCGCTATGACACGTGTCATGGATGAGGAAGAATGAGATGTCTTGTTTAAATAGCTTCCAAAATATATCCGAGACTGCCGGGGTCGCACAAGTGAAGGTCGTGAATTTTTTGAAACTAAAGTTTGGAGTTGCGGGACGAACCCATGCCTACTGGACAATCCCTATATTCGCAGCCTGCACAATCCTCTCCGCTCTTTCAAGGATGCGAATCGGCGAGTCGCCCTTCTGACTTTAGCCTGGAATGGCCTGCATCCAATGATCGCCGAGGTGGTGACTTACATCGTTCAACGCGAAGAGATCTTTTGTGACTTCGGCATGGTTGCGGCGCTGACTTTGTATATCAGCGTGTTCGGATGGAGAAATTGCTGACATTATCTTCTGCTATTTGCATTCGCACTTCAATACTCAATTCTTATCGGGTCTGGCTACTTGGTACATTTCGGCTGCGATTCGATCGAAGAGTGCGTAGCGGTCTGTGCCTTCGAGATAGAGATTGAAGTGGGTTCTACCTGGGAGGAAGGTGAAATGCGCGTCTCCACCGAGTTGATCGAGAGTGGACTGAAGGCTATGGGCGGCGCCGTCCAGATAGAAGGTGTCGTCGGTGCCGACAAAGAGGTGAATCCTGCCTTTGAGATCTGGGCCAATGGTATTCCAGTTATTCTTAAGGCGCTCCACGATGTCGTAATGTTCGCGCCAATACGTTGCCACGGTGGGATCGATATCGCCGGTGATGCGATTGAAAAGAGGCGCTGGACGGCCGTCTGGGCCGCGCGGAGAAAAGACCCACTCGAAGGATGCCAACTGGCCGCCATAGTCGCCGAGAACTTGCTCGACTTGCGCTAGTTGCTGCATGGTGGCGTGAGGTTCGCCGTGATCGCGCAGCATGGGATGCAGTGTGCCTTCCGGGGTGCGATAGAAGTTGGCATGAGGCGCGTAGAGATCAATGGTACTGAAGAAATGAAAGTCGCTCGGATCGGGTGAAGTAGACCAGGTGCCGCCGAAGATTGTGGGGTAGCGGGTCTGGAGCCAAAGCGTGGCCCAGCCTCCGGAAGAATGGCCTTGCAGGAAGCGACCGGAGGTGCGCGCGTCCATGCGATAGCGGGATTCGAGAGAGGGGATAAGCTCCGTGGTGAGTGCCGTACCCCAGGGCCCATTGTTGACGCCATCGGCGAACTCATGTGTTCCGGTTGGACTGCTTTCATCCAGCAACACCCAGATCATGTTGGGCATCTTGCCTTGCTTCATGCGGTCGTAGAGGATTGGTCCATAGCGGGCGCGTAGAGCAGAGAGTGTTCCACCAAAGCCGTGGGTGAAGTAGACAGTGGGATAGCGACCGTTGGGATGCTCACCGTAGCCGGGAGGCAAGAGAACCCAGCCGCGCATGTGAATTTCGCGCCCCCAGAAGCTAGTCAGCGAAGGACTGACAAGGTCGATCGGCCTGATAGCAGAGCTGACTTCTGGGTTCTGAGCAAGCGGATCGGGCGGCTCCGGAAGGATTTGTGTCAGTGTGAGAGCTGGCGCGGAAGCGTCGGCGAAAGGAATGTCGATCGAAGCGGGTGCGCTTACGATATCTCCCGCGGAGCGGCCATCATAGTTGTAACTGTGATGAACGTCGAGGACTGCCTGGACTCGATATTTTCCGCTCGCTGCTTGCGATAACGGCTCAGGAAAGACAATGTCATCTGCATCGATATCAACCGACGCACCTGGAGCGAGGCTTGGGACTTCTTTGGCGGCGATGTACACACTGGTGATCGCCATCATCTGCATATCTACAGAGTCGGATGGTTTGCTGTCGGATGAGGCTGGCCCGATGAAAATGAGCAACCGGCCAGATACCGGCGTCTTGACGGAACTCGCAAATGACTTGTCAAGGGCTACATGGAAGAAGGCGTGTTGCAGGGGTGCTACCGGCTGCTGGGCGTGTGAAGCGGCAAGAACAAGTACGGTTGCCAACGAGAGGACACCGGTTCGGATTGTTCTTCTCATGCCTTCGAATGACTTCATCGAATGCTCCTTTGTCAGGATGTCGTGGGCCGGATAGTCCGGGATCGAATGGACTCATCCTTGGGATCGGCGGAGTTTTCATACAAGGCTAGAAGACCCTGAGATGGAAGACCAAAGGCGTTTACAACGCGATTAAACGTTGCAAATAACGCAGCTACATGGATAGCTTCCGAGATCTCCAAGTCGCCCCAACCGGCCTGGTGCAGCTCTTCTATATCGGCCACGGTGATCTCGTGCGAACGAGTATTGACTTTGGCGACGAAGGAAAGCAGCGTTTGTTCGGCGGAGGTGAGAGCCGGCGAAAGCAGGTCGCCCCGCTGGATAGCGCAAAGTGCCTCAGCTGAGCCGCCCTGCACGCGAAGAGCAAAAGAGTGGCTATCGGCGCAATAGGCGCAAGCATTCTGCGAAGAGACCAGAGTCGCGATCATCTCTTTGTGACGGCGAGTAAGATGGCCGTCCGAAAAGATCAGGCTTCCGGAGAGATCCATCATGTGCTTGAGCAGCAGGGGATGCGTGGCGAAGCACTTGAGGATGCCGGGAACGTCAGGCCTGCCGAAGTGAGACCGGAAGTGATCGTAGAGTGCGGCAACTTCGTCGCTGGCGACGTCTTCCTCAACTACCGGCAGGTTGATCGAGGAAGACGATGGCTTCGGCGATGAGAGTTGTGAATTGCGATCGATTTCCGGATCTCCCAAAGCAGCCCCTCTTTAGAAATTCAACACTTAAAAATCCACGCGTGCGGCGAACTGAAACGCGCGTGGGCCGCCTGAGCCGAAAAAACCACCGGCCGTGCTTACCGCAGAATAAAAGTTCGTTTGCACAGCCTGTGCGGGCGCCGACGGGGGACCCGGTTGTGCCGGAACATAAGGGCTGATGGTGATATTGCGGCCAGAGAAGTTAGCAGCGCTCGATCCTCGGATATTGGTTTCGTTGAACATGTTAAAGCCCTCGCCCATCAGGCTGAGCCTGGCACGTTCGCCGAGGCTGATTTCCTTTCTCAATCGCAAATCGAGAGAACTGAAGGGGCTGAAAAAATTGATACCTGCAGGAACCGTTTGCAACTGTCCGCCTGCCAGGCAGGGGAAGGCAGCCGGACAAGCAGGCAGCGAATTCCATCGATTGATGATGGCGTTCAACTGATTGCTGTTGCTGACTTCCCTTCCGATCGCGTTGCGAGGCAGCAGCGGTAAGCGAGAGCCGCTGGCGCCCGCGCTGTTCGCTGTTCCAGGAAGGAAGGTATCAGCCGGTACACCTGAGCCGAAAGTATAGATCGGCGCCAGTGAGAAGCGCCAGGGTAATTGGGCTTCTCCGTACAAGGTTAGGCGATGGCGCTCGTCGGTCACGGCGTATCCCTTTTCGAGGCGAAGATCGTTGATGCCTTCGACCAGGTCAACTTGCTCGTCTGCCGACGCTGTGAGTTGGTCGTCATCGGAATAATCAAAGGTCTTGGAGAGCGTGTAGCTGACGTTGTACTGATAACTGATGGGGCCGAGCTTTGTAGGGTGATGCTCAATGCTAGCAATCAGGCCGTCGTACCAGGACTTGGCCTGGGATTGCAGCAGCGTGATGTTATCTGAGATTCCGCTGAGCGGGTCTGTGATCACGCAAGGCTGGTTATCGCCGGGGCATGCAATGTAAGGCGAATTCGATGTGGTGTCGCGCAGGAGATGGCCGATGATTTGGCGCGATGCGAAAACATGTAGACCGTCAGCGGAGATGAGCCAGTTGCTGCCGACTTGTTGCTGCAGGCCAAGTGAGAATTGCTGAAAGAGCGGATGATGCGCGTCCGGCCCCATCGCCAAAATGCCGATGCCGCCTGTCTGGTGTGGGCCGCTAAACGCGCTCGCGAGTGTTGGAGTACCCGGCACAAAGCTCGATCCCGGTGCGAAACACAAGCCGAGACTGGGCGGTGCCGGTATAAAAGGATTCGAGCAGCTTGATCCGGCATATTGCGTCACGGTAAGAGCGCGGTCGTTCTGTACCAACTCTTCGGCCCCTGCCTCAAGAATGATCCGATCGTAGTAGATGCCGTATCCCCCTCGAAGCAGAGTCTTGCCCTTCCCCAGCGGATCATAAACAAAGCCAACACGTGGAGCGAAGTCTTTCTTATCAGGAGTCTTCTTGAGATCGATGATATTTGCCATCCAGACGCAAGGCTTGGTGGGCGTGACGGTGAGGCTGGGGCAGGGATCATGCTCGCTGGAGTTTCCGGTGAGGTTAGAGTCATATTCCCAGCGCAAACCAAGATTTAATGTGAGCCTTGGATGGATGCGCCAATCATCTTGAACATAGCCCGCAACGTAGTCGTCATAGACCTTTGGGATGGGTACAGGAACGACGGGCGCAGTGCTATGGAGAGCGACCGCGAGCGGGATGTCGAGGTCGTTGATAACCCCATCGCCGTTGAGATCGGCGAAGCCGAAGTCCGAGGTGAGAATCACGGTACCGGTGCCGAATACGTTGATCTCACCGTTCGCCTTATAGTGTTGAAACTCGCCCCCGAGGTGCAGCGTGTGCTTACCCAGAGACCAGGTGAGTCCATCGCGAACCTGATAACGATTCAAATGCGTGGCCTGAGGTAGATTGAAGTTTTCCCCATCGGCCAGGTCTGGAAAGATGAGTTCGTTGGTGAGATCGAGCGACGCTGGATCTGTCGCGGGCTTGTCGTCCGGATATGGCGGAATGTCGTTATAGAAATTGTCGAAATGAAACGAAAGATCGTTGACCTTCGTAGGGGAAAGAACTGAGTTGAAGTTAGCGACGGCAGAGTTGAATCGGTTGAGGGAGTTCTGTCGCTCCGCAGCCGAGAACGCCGGCGCGCTGGACCCTGGCGATGCTCCGGAAGTATCGGTGGAGCGATTGAATGAGTAGCGGATCATCAGGCTGTTGTGTTCGCTGATTTGCTGATCTAAGCGGGTAGACAAGAGTGCGTCGCGCAGCGGCGCCGGGGCCGCGCTATTGACGACTTGCTGCGTTGCGAAGTCGCGAGTGCCGGTTTGCAACGACGCATTCTGGTCGCGGAACTCAAAAGATCCGAAGACCCAGGAACGATCTCGTTGGATTGGTCCGCCAATCGATCCACCGGTTTGCTCGCGATCAAATGGCGGTGTGGGTAAGCTCCGATTAAAGGTTGCGGGGAGGGCCTGTAGATTGCGATTGCGCTCAAAGAGAAACGCCGAGCCATGGAAGCTATTTGTGCCGCTTTTGGTGACGATGTTCACGATGCTGTTTCCGGATCTGCCTACCTCCGCGGTGAATCGGCCGGTGGCGATCTGAAATTCCTGCACGGAGTCTTCAGGAAAGTTGGCGAGGGTTCCACCGACGACTTCGTCGTTGTTATCGCCTCCGTCGACGGTGATGTTGCCGCCGCGGCCAAAGCCGCCAGCTGAACTTACTTCAAGGGTATTGGTCTTGGTGGGATCAAACGTGGGCGCCGGCCGGTTGCCTGGCACCAAATAAGCGAGTTCGAGAAAATTTCTGCCGTTCAGAGGAATGCTTTCAATGGTCCTGGAGGTAATCTGGCCTTGAATCATCGATTGTGTGAGATCGAGAATTGCTGTCGATGCGTTGACATCCACTGTGGCGCCTGTGCTGGCGATCTGCAGTTTTGCATCGACCGTCGTGGTACGACCCGCTTCGATCGTCACAGCCTTGAACTCGCTCGCCGCGAAGCCCGGGGCCTCGATCTTGAGGTCATAGATTCCCGCAGGCAAGTCGGGCAAAACATAAAGACCGCTGGAGTTGGTGACAGTGTCGCGGGTCGTGCCCTGGGCCGCGCTTACTACTGTCACGTGTGCACCGACCAGAACGGCGTCCCTGGGGTCCGTGACAAGACCATTCACGCTGCCGTCCGGAACCTGTGCGGTAAGCATAGTGACTGCAAAAATGAAGAATCCGGCCAGAACAAAACGCAAACCGCGACCTCGCAACATCCTCGAACTCCAATGGGATAGAGATAAGCCGTTCATCAGATTCCGTTCGCCGGGTTGGAACGGAAACACGGCGAAAAATGTGATACGGCAGTGATCGTGCAACTCTATCCAATCGCCACCTTGCTGTCCTCATTCCTGTGATGGGGAGAAATCCCA
This portion of the Acidicapsa acidisoli genome encodes:
- a CDS encoding Ig-like domain repeat protein; the protein is MRYGQTNAGPAWRGIERVNLRERTVNRVQTAGMIIQLKSTLRTFGVLIAMAGIVLTVAPRQAWAQNAAQQATLARVGRSAANPNSVGALTGGAEATTVPLSKPGGLAFDAAGNLYFADTDDNVICEVNLAGVLTIVAGSGEQGFDGDNGAATSASLDSPVGVAVDSASNLYIADTHNNRIREVTGGVITTIAGTGVAGFSGDGGAATSAALDLPTAVAVDSKGNIYIADTNNHRVREISGTNISTIAGDGEQTYSGDNGPATAAGLDSPRGVAVDAAFNVYIGDTHNQLVRMVTFSTGIISTLAGTGVKGFTADGPATSAALAGPRGVAVDASGNVYFADSDNDRIRTVTGGNVNTIAGNGSEGFSGDTGLAVNASVDTPRAVAVIGNSVAFADSENNRIRAVNNGAIQTIAGVAPPGTESIALGGAMTAMYGTGSITASFSNGSLTATGSVTFYDGEGSSPSVIGTASLAANSASISTSQLSAGTHYIVASYGGDTNNAAVTSGVYVFVVTPAPLTAVANAVNLLYGQAIPALTGTLSGVLAQDSGKVTAAFSTLATITSAPGTYPIDIALTGSAAADYTLSLGAGSGAVAIAQAPTITTLTGSTAKPVAGAAFTLTAKVASTTSGTPTGTVSFFNGASMLSSTPTALSGGVATLTLSTLPVGALNIVAVYGGDTNFIASNSSTLGGTVISPDFTVAPSPAAQTLLPSASANYTITLTPTNPTFIYPVSLSASGLPAGVTATFAPASIPAGAAASTSTMTLSASNLAYQRNKTPSLGGMATRAALALLLLPMAFGRRARRAAARLSRAGRMLIALLALVALGAMSGCGGGGFFSHATQTYTVTVTAVSGPNTHTTDVTLTVQ
- a CDS encoding DNRLRE domain-containing protein, with translation MSQRGWGLPIAAAVWAIFAVGAAHATEAVVTGDAYVNSAHPSTNYGSLSNLYVSNSGTALIQFDLSSLPAGTTASQIGKATLTLYVNRINTPGQVVVQPLTGAWSEALVNYSKMPPLGSSSSTFNPVSAEQFVVVDVTTLVQDWVTTPASNFGLALTSGNGDIVFDSKENDETSHSAHLDITVISQGPIGPQGPQGIQGATGATGATGAQGLQGSQGVPGPIGPTGPQGPIGLTGATGATGPVGPIGPTGSQGPIGLTGATGATGPAGPIGPMGITGPVGATGATGPQGAPVSFKNAWISSTIYAIGDAVSENGSSYIALFTNQGIDPAIDVSSSGGTWAVLALKGATGAPGATGSAGPTGATGPTGATGPQGPQGLMGAQGNPGPAGPAGAGLTVKDANGNALGTLMQAPGYGGSLTIYNSGYAITVNVDGTFPPSQIWWSNGSSCSGTAYLNDGNSGGGGLPTFYRTVVWSTADDSLLVTNGTVTKDIIMSVGAGTTDHSIENSGNALGSSECDIHENYGGTTFYANAYGGWTLSAFDPQTALGWPAFSTCTVVLQAGYNGQTQAYGSASTKTVSCLAGPLQLP
- a CDS encoding alpha/beta hydrolase, whose protein sequence is MKSFEGMRRTIRTGVLSLATVLVLAASHAQQPVAPLQHAFFHVALDKSFASSVKTPVSGRLLIFIGPASSDSKPSDSVDMQMMAITSVYIAAKEVPSLAPGASVDIDADDIVFPEPLSQAASGKYRVQAVLDVHHSYNYDGRSAGDIVSAPASIDIPFADASAPALTLTQILPEPPDPLAQNPEVSSAIRPIDLVSPSLTSFWGREIHMRGWVLLPPGYGEHPNGRYPTVYFTHGFGGTLSALRARYGPILYDRMKQGKMPNMIWVLLDESSPTGTHEFADGVNNGPWGTALTTELIPSLESRYRMDARTSGRFLQGHSSGGWATLWLQTRYPTIFGGTWSTSPDPSDFHFFSTIDLYAPHANFYRTPEGTLHPMLRDHGEPHATMQQLAQVEQVLGDYGGQLASFEWVFSPRGPDGRPAPLFNRITGDIDPTVATYWREHYDIVERLKNNWNTIGPDLKGRIHLFVGTDDTFYLDGAAHSLQSTLDQLGGDAHFTFLPGRTHFNLYLEGTDRYALFDRIAAEMYQVARPDKN
- a CDS encoding carboxymuconolactone decarboxylase family protein produces the protein MGDPEIDRNSQLSSPKPSSSSINLPVVEEDVASDEVAALYDHFRSHFGRPDVPGILKCFATHPLLLKHMMDLSGSLIFSDGHLTRRHKEMIATLVSSQNACAYCADSHSFALRVQGGSAEALCAIQRGDLLSPALTSAEQTLLSFVAKVNTRSHEITVADIEELHQAGWGDLEISEAIHVAALFATFNRVVNAFGLPSQGLLALYENSADPKDESIRSRTIRPTTS
- a CDS encoding TonB-dependent receptor, translated to MLRGRGLRFVLAGFFIFAVTMLTAQVPDGSVNGLVTDPRDAVLVGAHVTVVSAAQGTTRDTVTNSSGLYVLPDLPAGIYDLKIEAPGFAASEFKAVTIEAGRTTTVDAKLQIASTGATVDVNASTAILDLTQSMIQGQITSRTIESIPLNGRNFLELAYLVPGNRPAPTFDPTKTNTLEVSSAGGFGRGGNITVDGGDNNDEVVGGTLANFPEDSVQEFQIATGRFTAEVGRSGNSIVNIVTKSGTNSFHGSAFLFERNRNLQALPATFNRSLPTPPFDREQTGGSIGGPIQRDRSWVFGSFEFRDQNASLQTGTRDFATQQVVNSAAPAPLRDALLSTRLDQQISEHNSLMIRYSFNRSTDTSGASPGSSAPAFSAAERQNSLNRFNSAVANFNSVLSPTKVNDLSFHFDNFYNDIPPYPDDKPATDPASLDLTNELIFPDLADGENFNLPQATHLNRYQVRDGLTWSLGKHTLHLGGEFQHYKANGEINVFGTGTVILTSDFGFADLNGDGVINDLDIPLAVALHSTAPVVPVPIPKVYDDYVAGYVQDDWRIHPRLTLNLGLRWEYDSNLTGNSSEHDPCPSLTVTPTKPCVWMANIIDLKKTPDKKDFAPRVGFVYDPLGKGKTLLRGGYGIYYDRIILEAGAEELVQNDRALTVTQYAGSSCSNPFIPAPPSLGLCFAPGSSFVPGTPTLASAFSGPHQTGGIGILAMGPDAHHPLFQQFSLGLQQQVGSNWLISADGLHVFASRQIIGHLLRDTTSNSPYIACPGDNQPCVITDPLSGISDNITLLQSQAKSWYDGLIASIEHHPTKLGPISYQYNVSYTLSKTFDYSDDDQLTASADEQVDLVEGINDLRLEKGYAVTDERHRLTLYGEAQLPWRFSLAPIYTFGSGVPADTFLPGTANSAGASGSRLPLLPRNAIGREVSNSNQLNAIINRWNSLPACPAAFPCLAGGQLQTVPAGINFFSPFSSLDLRLRKEISLGERARLSLMGEGFNMFNETNIRGSSAANFSGRNITISPYVPAQPGPPSAPAQAVQTNFYSAVSTAGGFFGSGGPRAFQFAARVDF